The sequence below is a genomic window from Parachlamydiales bacterium.
ACGCTACCTACGGGATCTACCTTAGATCACAAGACAGGGAGCTTAGAAAAAACAGCTTTCTCACACTGCAAGGAAAATACCGTGACTATCAAAACACTATTGCAGAGCTACTTAACGGCACTGTCCAATCGCATATCTTTAATGCGCGTACCCACAAATACCCTTCCTGCTTGGATGCTGCCCTATTTCCAAAAAACATTGACACTAGCGTCTACCACTCCCTAATCAAAGCAGTCAGAGACAACATCGGCACTCTCCATCGCTATATAGCCCTCCGCAAAGATATCATGAATGTCGGACAACTCCACCTGTACGATATGTATGTGCCTCTCTGCAAAGACATGGATTTCAAAATCCCTTATAAAGAAGCTGAAGAACTCGTCATAGAGTCTGTGAAGCCTCTGGGAAGCGAATATCAAAACATATTACGCAAGGGCCTAAAAGACGAACGTTGGGTAGACCGCTACGAAAATAAAAACAAACGCTCCGGTGGATACTCCAGCGGCTGCTATGATAGCTGCCCCTTTATTCTAATGAACTATAAGAATATTCTACGCGATGCCTTTACATTGGCCCATGAAGCTGGGCATAGCATGCACAGCTACCTAAGCCATGCAAACCAACCTTACCACTACAGCGACTACACTATCTTTGTCGCAGAAGTCGCATCCACCTTCAACGAGCAGCTCTTAACTCAAGTTATGTTAGAGCACGCCAAGACCAAAGAGCAAAAATTCTACCTCATCAACGAAAAAATTGAAGACATTCGCTCCACTTTATTCCGCCAAACGATGTTCGCTGAATTTGAACTATTTATCCATGATAGTGCCGAGAAAAATATTCCTCTGACGCCTGGATATTTGAAGGAAAAATACAGGGAATTGAACGCATTCTATTTTGGCAATGATGTGATCATTGATGAAGAAGCAGCTTTTGAATGGGCGCGCATCCCCCACTTCTACTACAACTTCTACGTATACCAATATGCCACCGGCATTAGCGCAGCCCTAGCCCTCTATCAAAGGGTCATCAAAGGCGGCGATAAGGAAAGGGAAGATTACCTAGGATTCCTAAAGGCCGGCAGCAGTGCTTATCCTATAGATATCCTAGCGAAAGCAGGAGTAGACATGCGCCAACCGACTGCGGTCGCCTCAGCAATCGCTCATTTTGGTTCATTAGTGGATCAATTAGCGAAAGAAATGCACAGTTTAGCACTTTAAATAAGCGGGTGCTAATTTTCTTGCGAAAAATAGTCACCCTCGCTAAACTTACTCTCACAGCAATAAAACAGACCTTAATTAGGAGAAACTCTATGTCAACTACACACTCCGGATGCTGCTCAGCATCAAAAAACAAAACTAAACTCCAACCTTTGGGAAACCGCGTTCTCGTTAAACGCTTGGAAAAAGAAGAGTCCGTAGGCGGCATCCTGCTCCCAGACTCAGCCAAGAAGAAACAAGAACAAGCGGAAGTCGTTGCTGTAGGCAAAGGCAAACTAGACAAAAACGGACAACTTATCCCTATGCCTGTTAAAATAGGCGACATCATCCTGCTCGAAAAATACTCAGGCCAAGAAATCAATCTCGACGACGTAGAGTACGTAATCCTACGCGCCGATGACATCATTGCTATTATCGAATAATTAGGAGTAACACTATGGCAGCAAAAGACATCAAATTTAAGCAGGAAGCACGTCAACTCCTCCTAAAAGGGATCAAGACACTTGCCGATGCAGTGAAAGTCACCCTAGGTCCTAAAGGCCGCAACGTCCTCATCGACAAAGCCTATGGCTCACCTCACATCACAAAAGACGGCGTCACAGTAGCTAAAGAGATCGAACTCGAAAACCGTGACGAGAACATGGGCGCTAAAATGGTAAAAGAAGTCGCCAGCAAAACTGCCGATAAAGCCGGCGACGGTACCACTACAGCAACAGTTCTTGCAGAAGCTATCTTTACTGAAGGTCTACGTAACGTCACAGCCGGTGCAAATCCTAACGATCTCAAGAAAGGGATGGAAAAAGCCCTTGAAGTTATCGTTAATAAACTGCGCAGCCTAAGCAAGCCTGTAACAAAACAAAACGAAATCGCCCAAGTCGCCACTATCTCCGCAAATAACGATGCTGAAATGGGTAAAATCATTGCCGACGCAATCGAGAAAGTCGGTAAAGACGGTACATTGACAATCGAAGAAGGTAAAGGCTTCGAAACAACACTTAAAGTTGTTAAAGGGATGAATTTTGACCGCGGATACCTTTCCGTATACTTCGTCACCAACCCGCAGCAACAGCAAGTAGAATACGAAGATTGCTATATCCTCATCTACGACAAAAAAATCGGCGCAGTCAAAGACATTATCCCCATTCTGCAAGCAGTTGCAGAAACAGGCCGTCCTTTGCTTATCATTGCTGAAGATGTTGAAGGTGAAGCCCTTGCTACACTCGTTGTCAACCGTATCCGTGCCGGCCTAAAAGTTTGCGCAGTTAAAGCTCCAGGCTTTGGCGACCGTCGTAAAGCTATATTGGAAGATATCGCTATCATCACAGGTGGCCAAGTTATTACCGAAGAACTCGGAATGAAGCTTGATGCGACAACATTAGAGATGTTAGGCCGTGCTAAGAAGATCGTCATCAACAAAGATGAAACAACGATCGTTGAAGGTGCTGGAAGCAAAGAAAAGATCCAAGACCGCAGCGCACAGCTTAAGCGTCAGATTGATGAAAGCGAATCCGACTACGATCGCGAAAAACTGCAAGAGCGTTTAGCAAAACTTTCTGGCGGCGTAGCAGTAATTTCCGTTGGAGCGCATACTGAAACAGCTATGAAAGAACGTAAAGACCGTTTTGACGATGCCCAGCATGCAACACGCGCAGCTATCGAAGAAGGCATTCTTCCTGGCGGCGGTACAGCCTTCATCCGTTGTATTCCTGAAGTTGAGAATCTGATCAAGTCTCTTGAAGGTGATCAGAAGACAGGGGCACAGATCATTGCATTATCTTTGCGCGCACCATTAAGACAAATCGCTGACAACGCAGGTGAAGAAGGCGTACTAGTCGTTAAGAAAGTTACCGATGATGGCTCCAAGTCACAGAACATGGGTTACGATGCTCTTAACAATAAATACGTTGATATGGTAGAAGCCGGTATTCTCGACCCCACTAAAGTAGCACGTTGCGCCATTGAAAACGCTGTCTCCATCGCGGGATTGCTGTTGACAACAGAAGCGACCGTCACTGAGTTGCCGGAAGAAAAGCCTGCTGCTGCTCATTCTCACGCAGGCATGGACTACTAAAAGTCCGCGCTGCATCTTCATATTCACGGGTCCCCTTGAGGGGACCCGTTTTTCTTATAACTATCCCGATATAACAATAGACTTCTTAATGTCCGAATGAGTGGACGTATAATCTCTTCTTTTTTGGCATAATTCTTGCAAATTTTGGTTTAGTTATCAGGAGAATCATCATGAGAACTTATTTATATACGTTGCTGCTATTTTTTATGAGCTCATCTATCCCCGCGTTTAGCACATCTCTCTATGCACAAGAAGAGCAAAGTATTCCGTCTCAATATGCAATGCACATCAGTGAAATTAATGATAATGGCAAGGAAATTAAACTCACGAATGGACTTACTTGGAAAGTTAATCCTAATAAAGATGGTTATTATCGTGTGTTAACAACTTGGAAACCTGGGGATGAAGTCATTTTTATTAGAGTCCTGATGTTTGATTATTCTTCAGATGGATTACATAATAACACTCTAGGTGGCACTTGGGGGAAAAACAGTATTATTGCCCGTTATTCAATTCCACCAGAACAAATTACGCAATTACCAACAGTTGTTTCAGTGGACGAGGATTATATTATGAATTTATCCGACGGCACACGTTGGCAATTTGAACCCTTGAGCTTTATGGAATGGTTAATAGGAATTCCCGTACCTAAAGCTGGTGAATTTGTTCTCATATTTCCTAGTGCAGGTAGAAACGAATATCCTTATATACACGGATATTATGCTGAAAATAGTGATGGCACCTTTTCCCTGGAGAGGAGATATGCTAGCTTATTAGATTCGAAAAGTGCAGATTAGTAAAAAAAGAAAGCTCTGACTCGGCAGGACTAAGAACGATACCTAATCCTGCCTAAATACTAAATATTCTCGAGCAATTGCTTCGCGAGATTCACGCCATTGGTTGTCAGGTAAACGAAGTGTTTATCCTGGCGTTTAAGAAAGTTTGTGCGCATCAATTGCGTACTAATGGCATCTACCCTGCGAGTTTGCATGCCGATAGATTGCCCAACAATATAGGCATCTAAAGGTTCCTCAGGATCAGCTTGTTGTTGTGTCATTTCATACAGAGCGATAATAAATTTCTCGTCTTCTGTTAATCCGCCTTTGCTCATCTATTACTCCTTTTTCACAAGCCGCGCCCCTAATGGGGTATCTTCAATATTATAACCGTTTGCGGCGATTTCATCCCTGATCTCATCGGAACGTTTCCAGTTCTTCTGGGCACGGACTTCCTTACGTTCATCCAACAATTGTTGCAAGTTCATTGGAATATTATCAGACTCTGCAAACTCAATAACATTCAAAACCTGGTCAAATTTTTTAAAAGCTTCAATCGCAGCTCTGGCTTCATCGGGATGAATAGTGCATGTGTCTAAGGCCGTGTTACCTTCCCTGACAAATTCATATAAAGCACCCAAGGCTGCAGACATATTTAAATCATCGGCAAGCGAATTTTCAAAATCTGTTTTAGCTCTCTCCAACAATTGGTCAAGCTGTCCTTTGACAGCTTTGGGGTTATCGATATGTGCAATATCGATCAAGCGACGAACGAAGGCATTCAGACGTGCTATGGAAGAACGCGCACCATCCAAACCGGGCAAAGTGAAATTCAATTGCGATTTATAATGGGTGTGCAAAAGCATATAACGTACTTCAGTACCACTGTAGCCCTTTTCTAAAAGGTCTCGCAGGGTATAGAAATTACCGGCGCTCTTCGACATCTTCTTATTTTCGACAAGAAGGTGTTCACAGTGCATCCACAATTTAGTAAAGACCTTACCGGAGCATGCTTCGGATTGGGCTATCTCATTTTCGTGGTGGGGAAACATATTATCTATGCCGCCGCAATGGATATCTAAAGTATCGCCTAAAATCTGCATTGCCATTGTAGAGCATTCTAAGTGCCATCCTGGACGGCCGGGACCAAAAGGACTATCCCAGAAGATCTGTCCGTCTCTTTCTGCATCGTAGTGTTTCCATAAAACAAAGTCAGCTAGGTGATCCTTGTCATATTCATCCGAAGAGACACGTTGCGATGCGCCTGCTTGCAATTCATCCAATTTTAGATGAGATAGGCAGCCGTAGCGTGCAAATTGCTTAATCGGAAAATAGATACTGCCGTCCCCGCCTTTGTAAGCCATGCCCTTATCCATCAATTTCTGGATCATCTCTATCATTTGCGGGATATACTGTGTGGCTGCGGGATAGTGCTCCACTTTATCAATCTTCAAAGCTGCAAGGTCTTCAAAAAATGCCCTGATAAATGGCTGGACATATTCGTCCAGCGTGCAGTTTTGAGCAATGGCTCCGCGAATCGTCTTATCGTCTACGTCTGTCAAATTCATGACTTGATTTACGCTATAGCCGAAATACTTCAACGTTCTGCGCAGTACATCTTCAAACACATAAGCTCTGAAGTTTCCGATATGTGCATAATTGTAGACGGTGGGCCCACAAGTATACATTTTCACTTGTCCTGGCACAAGCGTTGAAAACAGCTCTTTCTGCCTTGTTTCAGTATTATAGAAATGCAGTTGCTTCAGTGTCATTTTTATGCTGTCGTTTCTAGTTTTTCGATTTTAGGTAAATGTTCACCCTCAAGTAAGCGGTAATTAATTTTACCTGTACCCATGATAGGTATTTCTTCCATTTGGATTACTTGCGAAAGCCTTACCAGATTACTGAAACCGGATTTGCGTAAATATTGGTTTGCTTCTTCCTGGGTCAGATTCACTCTGGTGAAGAGATATATCCGCGGTTTCTCACCTGGTTGTTCTTTGGCACAAACGGCAGCGAGAGGGCCTTCTTCACCTGAATGGGATTCTTTTTCAAGAATCATATGCAGGATAGATTCTTCGATTGCAGAAAGGCTGACCATTTCTCCACCCACCTTGATAAAACGTTTCTGGCGGCCAGCGATAATTAGATAGTTACTTGGATCTAAGTAACCCAAGTCCCCTGTCTTATA
It includes:
- the pepF gene encoding oligoendopeptidase F, producing MQKIRSEVAKEDCWNVESLYPSMESWEKAYNTFKEQSKNNTWPQLQAFRGKLNEGTATVKKALETLFSLTREIHKLYTYAHLRHDEDIADDKNKTAYQMIMSIYYELMSQIAWIEPELLELPAETQQNYLHSAELKDYHFYLEQIFRLKEHTLSADKEELLSLAGKSLQSTQKAFSAINDADFVFGNIQDKEGNEQPLTHATYGIYLRSQDRELRKNSFLTLQGKYRDYQNTIAELLNGTVQSHIFNARTHKYPSCLDAALFPKNIDTSVYHSLIKAVRDNIGTLHRYIALRKDIMNVGQLHLYDMYVPLCKDMDFKIPYKEAEELVIESVKPLGSEYQNILRKGLKDERWVDRYENKNKRSGGYSSGCYDSCPFILMNYKNILRDAFTLAHEAGHSMHSYLSHANQPYHYSDYTIFVAEVASTFNEQLLTQVMLEHAKTKEQKFYLINEKIEDIRSTLFRQTMFAEFELFIHDSAEKNIPLTPGYLKEKYRELNAFYFGNDVIIDEEAAFEWARIPHFYYNFYVYQYATGISAALALYQRVIKGGDKEREDYLGFLKAGSSAYPIDILAKAGVDMRQPTAVASAIAHFGSLVDQLAKEMHSLAL
- the groL gene encoding chaperonin GroEL (60 kDa chaperone family; promotes refolding of misfolded polypeptides especially under stressful conditions; forms two stacked rings of heptamers to form a barrel-shaped 14mer; ends can be capped by GroES; misfolded proteins enter the barrel where they are refolded when GroES binds), which codes for MAAKDIKFKQEARQLLLKGIKTLADAVKVTLGPKGRNVLIDKAYGSPHITKDGVTVAKEIELENRDENMGAKMVKEVASKTADKAGDGTTTATVLAEAIFTEGLRNVTAGANPNDLKKGMEKALEVIVNKLRSLSKPVTKQNEIAQVATISANNDAEMGKIIADAIEKVGKDGTLTIEEGKGFETTLKVVKGMNFDRGYLSVYFVTNPQQQQVEYEDCYILIYDKKIGAVKDIIPILQAVAETGRPLLIIAEDVEGEALATLVVNRIRAGLKVCAVKAPGFGDRRKAILEDIAIITGGQVITEELGMKLDATTLEMLGRAKKIVINKDETTIVEGAGSKEKIQDRSAQLKRQIDESESDYDREKLQERLAKLSGGVAVISVGAHTETAMKERKDRFDDAQHATRAAIEEGILPGGGTAFIRCIPEVENLIKSLEGDQKTGAQIIALSLRAPLRQIADNAGEEGVLVVKKVTDDGSKSQNMGYDALNNKYVDMVEAGILDPTKVARCAIENAVSIAGLLLTTEATVTELPEEKPAAAHSHAGMDY
- the cysS gene encoding cysteine--tRNA ligase; its protein translation is MTLKQLHFYNTETRQKELFSTLVPGQVKMYTCGPTVYNYAHIGNFRAYVFEDVLRRTLKYFGYSVNQVMNLTDVDDKTIRGAIAQNCTLDEYVQPFIRAFFEDLAALKIDKVEHYPAATQYIPQMIEMIQKLMDKGMAYKGGDGSIYFPIKQFARYGCLSHLKLDELQAGASQRVSSDEYDKDHLADFVLWKHYDAERDGQIFWDSPFGPGRPGWHLECSTMAMQILGDTLDIHCGGIDNMFPHHENEIAQSEACSGKVFTKLWMHCEHLLVENKKMSKSAGNFYTLRDLLEKGYSGTEVRYMLLHTHYKSQLNFTLPGLDGARSSIARLNAFVRRLIDIAHIDNPKAVKGQLDQLLERAKTDFENSLADDLNMSAALGALYEFVREGNTALDTCTIHPDEARAAIEAFKKFDQVLNVIEFAESDNIPMNLQQLLDERKEVRAQKNWKRSDEIRDEIAANGYNIEDTPLGARLVKKE
- a CDS encoding co-chaperone GroES, whose protein sequence is MSTTHSGCCSASKNKTKLQPLGNRVLVKRLEKEESVGGILLPDSAKKKQEQAEVVAVGKGKLDKNGQLIPMPVKIGDIILLEKYSGQEINLDDVEYVILRADDIIAIIE